The DNA sequence CAACTTTCATAATCCTCGTGTTTCCTCTTCAACAACCCGAACCAATACAGCGCTCAGCCGTAGCTAGCACTTGCAGACAATCTTTTTATCTTCACATAAGAGTGGCATTTATCTGCACACAAGAGTGGGACTTTCCGATCAATTGCTAGGGGAACTGGGGGGTAAAGTTTGATTGAGGGGGTTGGGCAGGCGTTGTCGTAGTTGTTGGAAGCTTTGAGGATTGAGTTGCGACCAAGCAATTAAACCAGCGGTTCCTCCAGCAGCCAACAGGATTAATAAGCTGAGGACGACGAAGCGGTTGCGCTTGCGAGTTACCGTGCCGACTGGAGCACCAGTGACGGGGGCGGGAGTTTCATCTGATTCGCCGTAGAGTAACGCCTTGGAGGCTTCAGACATGTCTGAGGGCCAGCTGCCCGTTACATTGGTCGTTCCTCGTTTGGGATCGAACCAGTTGAGCTGGAAGTCGGAAGAGACTCGACAGTGCATCAACACGACAGAAGTGTTGTCATAGCCGTTGTGTTGGTTGGCTAAATCAACCAAGGCTTGAACTGCGGCAGACAAAGATAATTTACCTTGCAGCACAGGTTCGGCGTAATCAACCCAGGCTCGCTCGATTAAACCGTTGTCACTTAAGCCATCAGAGCAGAGCAAAAGTAACCCATCTTCCTCAACAATGAAACGCTGCACTGTAGGTCGGAGAAAATCGGCATCTCTGGTGCCTAGGGCTTGCGTTAAAGCGCCTGCGTCGGGTCTTTGTAGCGCTTCGCGATAAAGGCTACGGCCTAAGCGCACTTCTCTGGTTGTCACGTCGTCGTCTAGCGTCAAGAGATGGCAGTAGTGGGGGGTGATCCAGTAAGCACGGCTGTCGCCCACATTGGCAATGTATAGTTCATGCGCGTTGTCTGCGGTTGCGCCTGAGGTCAGCCTGATTCGTTGCGGTAATTGCAGGGCCATAACTAAGGTGGTTCCCATACGCTGCCGTGACTCTCGCCCTTGGGTGTCATTTTGGGCTGAAATCAAGTTGTTCACGACGCGAATCGCTGCTTCTAGCTGCTCCATGATTAGCTCTGGGGCCAGCAGTTCTTCTTGCTCTTCTACCTCAGCCAGAAAGGCGCGAATTTGGAGTTTGAGCGATCGCACTGCCAATTGACTAGCCACTTCACCACCTTCATGACCGCCAATGCCATCACAGACGATCGCCAAGTGGGGCACTAATTTTTCTTTAGGGCGGGCTTGTCCTTCCCGCAAGTCAGCCACAGTGGGGAAATAAGCATCTTCATTCAGCGATCGCTGCTTGCCTGTATCCGACTCGCCCAGCAACTTGAGATGTAGAGGCAATTGGGAGGATTGTTCTAG is a window from the Trichocoleus desertorum ATA4-8-CV12 genome containing:
- a CDS encoding serine/threonine-protein phosphatase, with amino-acid sequence MSSSELKISCPNLACANPQNSLGQKLCDSCETPLIYRYLWASGSGGTQRSPGELVLGRYYVVMPQVWLDTQPGLLPHLPQVWPDEIAAYLHLYPQRLHVPELYGFAASQEGMAQWDIVLLDSAPLDSQGNLHPSMAEVWPQTTSMRQVYWLWQLLQLWQPLSEQGVASSLMIPENLRVEGWRMRLRELYADAPESSGQPRSLLNRKLPQPPTLEEFGEFLFAWASEAQVVVAQPLQTVLHPLRTAEASLTTVATQLNQLLLEQSSQLPLHLKLLGESDTGKQRSLNEDAYFPTVADLREGQARPKEKLVPHLAIVCDGIGGHEGGEVASQLAVRSLKLQIRAFLAEVEEQEELLAPELIMEQLEAAIRVVNNLISAQNDTQGRESRQRMGTTLVMALQLPQRIRLTSGATADNAHELYIANVGDSRAYWITPHYCHLLTLDDDVTTREVRLGRSLYREALQRPDAGALTQALGTRDADFLRPTVQRFIVEEDGLLLLCSDGLSDNGLIERAWVDYAEPVLQGKLSLSAAVQALVDLANQHNGYDNTSVVLMHCRVSSDFQLNWFDPKRGTTNVTGSWPSDMSEASKALLYGESDETPAPVTGAPVGTVTRKRNRFVVLSLLILLAAGGTAGLIAWSQLNPQSFQQLRQRLPNPLNQTLPPSSPSN